The Halorhabdus sp. BNX81 genome includes a region encoding these proteins:
- a CDS encoding DUF86 domain-containing protein gives MADAAVIGTKLEQIEQYHSELRAKQDLGREPFLEDITQQRAVERMFENAIQASVDLPKHIASTDFGYEGNTSKGAVNVLRDNGVIREETASTLIDAVGFRNILAHEYGTVRPKQVYEYLQTDLGVYDDFSRQVATWWHEQAN, from the coding sequence GTGGCTGACGCCGCCGTCATCGGGACGAAACTCGAACAGATCGAACAGTACCATAGCGAACTACGGGCAAAGCAGGACCTCGGGAGGGAACCGTTCCTGGAGGACATTACCCAGCAACGGGCAGTCGAACGCATGTTCGAAAACGCGATCCAGGCATCGGTCGACCTCCCAAAGCACATTGCGTCGACGGACTTCGGATACGAGGGAAATACCTCGAAAGGAGCAGTGAACGTGCTTCGAGACAACGGCGTCATTCGTGAAGAAACCGCGTCGACACTGATCGACGCGGTGGGCTTTCGGAATATTCTCGCTCACGAATACGGCACCGTGCGACCGAAGCAAGTGTACGAATACCTCCAAACTGATCTCGGCGTATACGACGATTTCAGCCGGCAAGTCGCGACCTGGTGGCACGAACAAGCAAACTGA
- a CDS encoding TrkA family potassium uptake protein, translating to MYIIIVGAGDIGTPLIDIATRSGNEVVVIEHNTERANRAADRFDCLVLEADATKNATLEDAGAAQADAIVSTTDRDATNIMVCLLAKEYDIPAILSVVHNPEHMSLFKQIGVNTMENPQELIAEYLYRAVARPAIVDYMRIGEDAEVFEITVTDNAPVAGKTLQETADEDLLSDDVLVVAIEREGASEPITPRGNTTIHAGDLLTVYSAVGAEPAITDIFGHYEDRNDE from the coding sequence ATGTACATCATCATTGTCGGCGCGGGCGACATCGGCACGCCGCTGATCGACATCGCGACGCGATCGGGCAACGAGGTCGTCGTCATCGAGCACAACACCGAACGGGCCAACCGAGCGGCCGACCGCTTCGACTGTCTCGTTCTGGAAGCCGACGCGACCAAGAACGCCACGCTCGAGGACGCCGGAGCCGCACAGGCCGACGCGATCGTCTCGACGACCGATCGAGACGCGACCAACATCATGGTCTGTCTGCTCGCCAAGGAGTACGACATTCCGGCGATCCTCTCGGTGGTCCACAACCCCGAGCACATGAGCCTCTTCAAGCAGATCGGCGTCAATACGATGGAGAACCCCCAGGAACTCATCGCCGAGTACCTCTACCGTGCGGTCGCACGACCGGCGATCGTCGATTACATGCGGATCGGCGAGGACGCCGAAGTCTTCGAGATCACCGTCACTGACAACGCACCTGTCGCGGGGAAGACTCTCCAGGAGACCGCCGACGAGGACCTGCTCTCTGATGACGTCCTCGTCGTCGCGATCGAACGCGAGGGGGCCAGCGAGCCGATCACGCCGCGCGGGAACACGACCATCCACGCGGGCGATCTCCTGACCGTCTACTCCGCCGTCGGTGCCGAACCGGCGATCACCGACATCTTTGGCCATTACGAGGACCGCAACGACGAGTAA
- a CDS encoding universal stress protein: MDESLLGRVVVPVASRDDAAATAAALAPYIDAPDRTVIAVHVIEKADGALDKASIEQRETDAEAMFGIVTEGLDGVDATLETEIRYGTDVAGTLVETADDVAASAIVFTPRGGSRWKQLLSGDVTHNLVHESDVPVVVLPDREVSEA, encoded by the coding sequence GTGGACGAGTCGCTCCTCGGGCGCGTGGTGGTTCCGGTCGCGAGTCGCGACGACGCGGCGGCGACGGCGGCCGCACTCGCGCCATACATCGACGCACCGGATCGAACAGTAATCGCGGTCCACGTCATCGAGAAGGCCGACGGCGCACTCGACAAGGCCTCGATCGAACAGCGCGAGACGGACGCCGAGGCAATGTTCGGGATCGTCACCGAGGGACTCGACGGGGTCGACGCCACCCTCGAAACGGAGATCCGCTACGGGACCGACGTCGCGGGGACGCTCGTCGAGACGGCGGACGACGTCGCGGCGAGCGCAATCGTGTTCACGCCGCGGGGCGGTAGTCGATGGAAGCAACTCCTCTCGGGCGACGTGACCCACAACCTCGTCCACGAGAGCGACGTGCCGGTCGTCGTCCTTCCCGATCGAGAGGTGAGCGAGGCGTGA
- a CDS encoding nucleotidyltransferase domain-containing protein, with translation MATNSGSDPLPSAVKQRLCNDPDVEFVVAFGSRVTGTASSSSDIDIAVKFTDRLSPEERFRKQYRLSGQLQDSELPFVDVSDIEELSLEFAQAAVSGELLCGNDAAFRTYRENIAAEFERKREQLAENHRDRIRRIAEEGLRG, from the coding sequence ATGGCGACGAACAGCGGCAGTGACCCACTCCCGTCCGCAGTCAAACAGCGACTGTGTAACGATCCGGACGTCGAGTTCGTCGTCGCCTTCGGTTCGCGAGTTACCGGGACAGCGAGTTCGTCCTCGGATATCGACATCGCCGTCAAGTTCACCGATCGCCTCTCCCCCGAGGAACGGTTTCGAAAGCAGTATCGACTTTCCGGCCAGCTTCAGGACAGTGAACTCCCGTTCGTCGATGTTTCCGATATCGAGGAGTTGTCGCTCGAGTTCGCTCAGGCGGCTGTCAGCGGGGAACTGCTCTGTGGAAACGACGCGGCCTTCCGGACATACCGTGAGAACATTGCGGCCGAGTTCGAGCGCAAGCGCGAACAGTTAGCCGAGAACCACCGTGATCGCATTCGTCGAATCGCGGAGGAGGGACTGCGTGGCTGA
- a CDS encoding TrkH family potassium uptake protein, producing MNGTTATIGRDVGRILEALGGLMIVSIVVPLVWGEWFGALAFGVSALVPLAVGYGLHRRFAEADSPSRLHGMVVAATGWLFVGVFGSVPFLLVAWGVHLGLPTGLEGTPTLSAFRDPLNAVFESMSGFTGTGLTMTDDEAVLPRTLQWWRTFSEWIGGVGVIVLTTAILARPGSGSLTLYESEARSEKIHPSIVSTVRTIWWIFILFTFVSILALFAAGMPIWGAINHAMTGLATGGFSITDNSIATYDSALIDAVLIPIMLLGSIAFPVHYLILQGDLRNIYEDLQTRWVFIYMSLGSALLWAFLYVGPYDSPLSALRYGGFQFVSAATCTGFQTAVDATNVALGAWPAQAQLLVAFGMFVGGAAGSTVGGIKLIRGLTLIKGIRYQIGDVFYPDSAVRRLDIDDRRLTEAEANREFVEAAIIAVLWTTFLVVGTVLLLVILPAEEFSLANAFFEVASAQGNVGLSSGITGPESLPTLGKISFLGHMWIGRLEIIPVLVAARTLLSRGGMYQ from the coding sequence ATGAACGGAACAACAGCGACGATCGGACGCGACGTGGGGCGGATCCTCGAAGCACTCGGCGGCCTGATGATCGTCTCGATCGTCGTCCCGCTCGTCTGGGGCGAGTGGTTCGGCGCGCTCGCCTTCGGCGTCTCGGCGCTCGTCCCGCTGGCCGTCGGCTACGGGCTCCATCGCCGCTTTGCCGAGGCCGACTCGCCCTCGCGGCTGCACGGCATGGTCGTCGCCGCAACGGGGTGGCTGTTCGTGGGCGTCTTCGGGTCGGTCCCGTTCCTGCTGGTCGCCTGGGGCGTCCACCTCGGCCTCCCGACGGGACTGGAGGGGACGCCGACGCTGTCGGCCTTCCGGGACCCCCTGAACGCCGTCTTCGAGAGCATGAGCGGCTTCACCGGGACCGGGCTGACGATGACCGACGACGAAGCAGTGCTCCCGCGGACGCTGCAGTGGTGGCGGACGTTCAGCGAGTGGATCGGCGGCGTGGGCGTGATCGTCCTCACCACGGCGATCCTGGCTCGCCCCGGATCGGGGTCGCTCACACTCTACGAGAGCGAGGCGCGTTCGGAGAAGATCCACCCGAGCATCGTCTCGACGGTCCGGACGATCTGGTGGATCTTCATCCTCTTCACGTTCGTTTCGATCCTCGCGCTGTTCGCGGCCGGGATGCCGATCTGGGGGGCGATCAACCACGCGATGACCGGCCTCGCCACGGGCGGGTTCTCGATCACCGACAACTCGATCGCGACCTACGACAGTGCCCTCATCGACGCCGTGTTGATCCCGATCATGCTGCTCGGATCGATCGCCTTTCCCGTCCACTACCTCATCCTGCAGGGGGACCTCCGGAACATCTACGAGGATCTCCAGACCCGGTGGGTGTTCATCTACATGAGTCTGGGGTCGGCGCTGCTGTGGGCGTTCCTCTACGTCGGCCCCTACGACTCCCCCCTGTCCGCACTGCGCTACGGGGGCTTTCAGTTCGTCTCGGCGGCGACCTGTACCGGGTTTCAGACGGCCGTCGACGCGACGAACGTCGCCCTCGGCGCGTGGCCGGCCCAGGCCCAGTTGCTCGTCGCCTTCGGCATGTTCGTCGGCGGCGCAGCCGGCTCAACCGTCGGCGGAATCAAGCTCATCCGCGGGCTGACCCTGATCAAGGGGATCCGCTATCAGATCGGCGACGTCTTCTACCCCGACAGCGCCGTCCGTCGGCTCGACATCGACGACCGCCGACTCACCGAGGCGGAGGCAAACCGGGAGTTCGTCGAGGCGGCGATCATCGCCGTCCTCTGGACGACGTTTCTCGTCGTCGGGACGGTTCTGCTGCTGGTCATCTTACCCGCAGAGGAGTTCTCACTGGCGAACGCGTTCTTCGAGGTCGCCAGCGCCCAGGGTAACGTCGGCCTCTCCTCGGGCATTACCGGGCCCGAATCGCTCCCAACCCTCGGCAAAATATCCTTCCTCGGCCACATGTGGATCGGTCGCCTGGAGATCATCCCGGTCCTGGTCGCGGCCCGGACGCTGTTGAGTCGCGGAGGGATGTATCAATGA
- a CDS encoding winged helix-turn-helix domain-containing protein, producing the protein MSGDSETAELLALLEDEYAREILTATSAQPMSAERLSQHCDASDSTIYRRVDRLKNHDLIDEQTQFDPDGHHYSVYISCLESVTVSFEDGECRIELERRRPAEEDPADRFTRMWQDL; encoded by the coding sequence GTGAGCGGCGACAGCGAGACCGCCGAATTGCTCGCCCTCCTCGAGGATGAGTACGCCCGCGAGATCCTCACAGCCACGAGTGCCCAACCTATGTCAGCAGAACGGCTCAGTCAGCACTGTGACGCGTCGGATTCGACGATCTACCGGCGCGTCGACCGGCTGAAAAACCACGACCTGATCGACGAACAGACACAGTTCGATCCGGACGGCCACCATTACAGCGTCTACATCTCCTGCCTCGAATCGGTCACTGTCTCCTTCGAAGACGGGGAGTGTCGGATCGAACTCGAACGACGCCGCCCGGCCGAGGAAGACCCGGCCGATCGCTTCACCAGGATGTGGCAGGACCTATGA
- a CDS encoding amino acid permease: protein MSGSEQELARDLGFLEAYTIGLGTMIGAGIFVLPSIAAEAAGPAAMVSFALGGVVSLLAALSLSELATGMPKAGGSYYYVNRALGPFFGSIVGWGMWAGLTFASAFYMLGFGQYLLPLLTPHVDILAEMTGIGKTVAALGMAALLTGVNYYGVKETGDLQNVIVITLVVLIVGFLSLGLLSGPTIGEFNPEGWPAVAATVGTVYVSFIGFEVIATSAEEIKNPSRNLPLAMIAAVVTPTILYVGVMFVSTGTIPLDVLADSEVPVKIVAEDILPGFASVVPGVSPSLLAAAGGTVMILGAVLATISSANASILSAARVNFAMGRDKILVDWLNEVHDRFRTPYRAITVTGIITLVLIAVGVGIGTLAEVASFMYLVTYSLVHVAVVVLRRANPDAYDPSFRIPSVLYPVVPILGAAACLGVLVQMSTNVVPYTLATAGLSLTFPFQLTVVGTIGIVLIAFGVAWYYLYARERAPAMSLVGEAIAPETATAADSDDVYRVVVSVANPDTERDLLRKAAASAHAHDGEAEIVAVNVIEVPDQTSLAQDLTFEEERVDRQRELLAAARDVAADLDVGLRTRAIVGRDAASAVLNVVEEENADQVLLGWTGRRSRREHVLGSTIDPIVGHASCDVTLVKRGPEPDECEDVMVLVGEGPHAPVATRRAAEYVAATENASLTLVNVQPPAEDEGDAAEPVETGEALIENVIERASVTETAYETRVVVDADTEEAILEAATAYDTICVGATRESAVTQALFGSLPEQLGAELDRTVVVARGSERSPMSIRDALIKRLEG from the coding sequence ATGAGCGGGAGCGAACAGGAACTGGCCCGCGACCTCGGCTTTCTGGAGGCCTACACCATCGGCCTCGGGACGATGATCGGCGCGGGCATCTTCGTGCTGCCGAGCATCGCCGCAGAGGCGGCGGGACCGGCGGCGATGGTCTCCTTTGCCCTGGGCGGTGTCGTCTCGCTGCTCGCCGCCCTCTCGCTGTCGGAACTCGCCACGGGGATGCCCAAGGCCGGCGGGAGCTACTACTACGTCAACCGGGCGCTTGGCCCCTTCTTCGGCAGCATCGTCGGCTGGGGGATGTGGGCCGGGTTGACCTTCGCGAGCGCGTTCTACATGCTCGGGTTCGGGCAGTACCTCCTGCCTCTGTTGACGCCACACGTCGACATCCTCGCCGAGATGACCGGCATCGGCAAGACCGTCGCCGCGCTGGGGATGGCCGCCCTCCTGACGGGCGTCAACTACTACGGCGTCAAGGAGACCGGCGACCTCCAGAACGTCATCGTCATCACACTGGTTGTGTTGATCGTCGGGTTCCTCTCGCTGGGGTTGCTCAGCGGTCCGACGATCGGCGAGTTCAACCCCGAGGGCTGGCCGGCGGTGGCCGCCACGGTCGGGACGGTCTACGTCTCGTTCATCGGCTTCGAGGTGATCGCGACGAGCGCCGAGGAGATCAAGAACCCGAGCCGAAACCTCCCGCTGGCGATGATCGCCGCCGTCGTCACGCCGACCATCCTCTACGTCGGCGTCATGTTCGTCTCGACCGGGACGATCCCGCTCGACGTGCTGGCGGACTCCGAGGTCCCGGTCAAGATCGTCGCCGAGGATATCCTGCCCGGGTTCGCGTCCGTTGTCCCCGGGGTGTCGCCGTCGTTGCTCGCCGCGGCTGGCGGCACCGTCATGATCCTCGGAGCCGTCCTGGCGACGATATCCAGCGCGAACGCGTCGATCCTCTCGGCAGCCCGGGTCAACTTCGCGATGGGCCGGGACAAGATCCTGGTCGACTGGCTCAACGAGGTCCACGACCGCTTCCGGACGCCGTATCGCGCGATAACGGTGACCGGAATCATCACCCTGGTTCTCATCGCCGTCGGCGTCGGCATCGGTACGCTCGCCGAGGTAGCGAGTTTCATGTACCTGGTGACCTACTCGCTTGTCCACGTCGCCGTCGTCGTCCTCCGGCGGGCGAACCCCGACGCCTACGACCCGTCGTTCCGGATCCCGTCGGTGCTGTACCCCGTCGTCCCCATCCTCGGGGCGGCGGCCTGTCTCGGCGTGCTGGTCCAGATGTCCACGAATGTGGTCCCGTACACGCTTGCGACCGCCGGTCTGAGCCTGACGTTCCCGTTCCAGTTGACGGTCGTCGGGACGATCGGGATTGTCCTGATCGCCTTTGGCGTCGCCTGGTACTATCTGTACGCTCGCGAGCGCGCACCGGCGATGAGCCTCGTCGGCGAGGCGATCGCGCCCGAGACAGCGACCGCCGCGGACAGCGACGACGTCTACCGGGTCGTCGTCTCGGTGGCGAATCCCGACACTGAGCGCGATCTGCTCCGGAAGGCCGCGGCGAGTGCTCACGCTCACGACGGGGAGGCCGAGATCGTCGCCGTCAACGTCATCGAAGTGCCCGACCAGACCTCCCTCGCCCAGGACCTCACCTTCGAGGAGGAACGCGTCGACCGCCAGCGGGAACTGCTGGCGGCCGCCCGCGACGTGGCGGCCGACCTCGACGTCGGCCTGCGGACGCGGGCGATCGTCGGCCGCGACGCCGCGTCGGCGGTGCTGAACGTCGTCGAGGAGGAGAACGCCGACCAGGTACTGCTCGGCTGGACGGGGCGGCGCAGTCGTCGCGAACACGTGCTCGGATCGACGATCGACCCCATCGTCGGCCACGCGTCGTGTGACGTCACGCTCGTCAAACGCGGCCCCGAACCCGACGAGTGCGAGGACGTCATGGTCCTGGTGGGAGAGGGACCACACGCGCCGGTCGCCACACGTCGAGCCGCCGAGTACGTCGCCGCCACGGAGAACGCATCTCTGACGTTGGTGAACGTCCAACCGCCGGCCGAAGACGAGGGAGACGCGGCCGAGCCCGTCGAAACCGGCGAGGCACTCATCGAGAACGTCATCGAGCGCGCATCGGTGACCGAGACGGCCTACGAAACGCGAGTCGTCGTCGATGCAGACACCGAGGAAGCGATCCTCGAAGCGGCCACCGCGTACGATACGATCTGCGTCGGCGCGACCAGAGAAAGCGCCGTCACCCAGGCGCTGTTCGGGTCGCTGCCCGAGCAGCTCGGAGCGGAACTCGATCGAACGGTCGTGGTGGCGCGCGGATCGGAGCGTTCACCAATGTCCATACGGGACGCACTCATCAAACGATTGGAGGGCTGA
- a CDS encoding universal stress protein, with translation MPESLTGHLVVPVDDAEDAHATATALQAYAVEKVTAVHVVEKGGGSLDTIPLEQAEQRAEEAFEAFREVIPDANTELTYHTDVVEGVFEVATDREATAIAFHPRGGGRLTQFLSGDTALRLITESDRPVIALPEQPDE, from the coding sequence ATGCCCGAGTCACTGACGGGCCACCTCGTCGTGCCGGTCGACGACGCCGAGGACGCCCACGCCACGGCGACGGCACTCCAGGCCTACGCCGTCGAGAAGGTGACTGCAGTCCACGTCGTCGAGAAGGGGGGCGGGTCACTGGACACGATCCCGCTCGAACAGGCCGAGCAGCGAGCCGAGGAAGCTTTCGAGGCGTTTCGGGAGGTGATCCCGGACGCAAACACGGAGCTCACGTATCACACCGACGTAGTCGAGGGGGTATTCGAGGTCGCCACCGACCGCGAGGCGACCGCCATCGCGTTCCACCCGCGTGGCGGGGGGCGACTCACGCAGTTCCTGTCGGGGGACACCGCACTCAGACTGATCACGGAGTCGGACCGACCGGTGATCGCACTGCCGGAACAACCAGACGAATGA
- a CDS encoding transcription initiation factor IIB, with translation MTRSTRQRERERESETETDEQEGVEECPECGSDSLVKDADRGELICEDCGLVVEEGNIDPGPEWRAFNHQERQEKSRVGAPTTQTMHDKGLTTTIDWKDKDAYGRSISSKKRSQMHRLRKWQERIRTKDAGERNLQFALSEIDRMASALGVPRSVREVASVIYRRALDDDLIRGRSIEGVATSALYAACRKEGIPRSLEEISEVSRVERKEIGRTYRYISQELGLEMEPVDPKKYVPRFCSELELSEEVQSKANEIIETTAEKGLLSGKSPTGYAAAAIYAASLLCNEKKTQREVADVAQVTEVTIRNRYQEQIEAMGIHS, from the coding sequence ATGACACGGTCTACCCGCCAGCGGGAGCGCGAGCGCGAGTCCGAGACCGAAACCGACGAACAAGAGGGGGTGGAGGAGTGTCCGGAGTGCGGATCCGATAGCCTGGTGAAGGACGCGGACCGGGGCGAGTTGATCTGTGAGGACTGTGGACTGGTCGTCGAGGAGGGGAACATCGACCCCGGTCCCGAGTGGCGGGCGTTCAACCACCAGGAACGGCAGGAGAAGTCCCGCGTGGGCGCGCCGACGACCCAGACGATGCACGACAAGGGGCTGACCACGACCATCGACTGGAAGGACAAGGACGCCTACGGGCGTTCGATCTCCAGTAAGAAGCGCAGCCAGATGCACCGCCTGCGAAAGTGGCAGGAACGCATCCGGACGAAGGACGCGGGCGAGCGCAACCTCCAGTTCGCCCTGAGCGAGATCGACCGGATGGCGTCGGCGCTTGGCGTTCCCCGGTCCGTACGGGAGGTCGCCTCGGTCATCTATCGACGGGCGCTGGACGACGACCTCATCCGTGGCCGATCGATCGAAGGGGTCGCGACCTCGGCGCTGTACGCTGCCTGTCGGAAGGAAGGCATCCCCCGGAGCTTGGAGGAGATAAGCGAAGTCTCCCGCGTCGAACGCAAGGAGATCGGCCGTACCTATCGGTACATCTCCCAGGAACTCGGCCTCGAGATGGAGCCCGTCGACCCCAAGAAGTACGTCCCCCGGTTCTGTTCGGAACTCGAACTGAGCGAGGAAGTCCAGAGCAAGGCCAACGAGATCATCGAGACCACCGCCGAGAAGGGGCTGCTGTCGGGCAAGTCCCCGACCGGCTATGCGGCCGCCGCGATCTACGCCGCCTCGCTGCTTTGCAACGAGAAGAAGACTCAACGGGAGGTTGCCGACGTCGCCCAGGTGACGGAAGTCACGATCCGGAACCGCTATCAGGAGCAGATCGAAGCGATGGGCATCCACAGCTGA
- a CDS encoding TrkA family potassium uptake protein, whose product MYVIIVGAGDIGTPLIDIATRSGNEVVVIERNAERANRAADRFDCLVLEADATTNNTLEEAGVEQADAVVSTTDRDATNVMVCLLATEYEVPSILSVVHNPEHMSLFEQIGVNTIENPQQLIAEYLYRSVARPAIVDYMRIGEDAEVFEIAVTENAPIAGKTLTEAGEGDILPEDTLIVAIDREGEDRPLTPRGNVRIRPNDLLTVYSARGADPELTDVFGHYEDQTA is encoded by the coding sequence ATGTACGTCATCATCGTCGGTGCGGGAGACATCGGGACGCCACTGATCGACATCGCAACGCGATCAGGCAACGAGGTCGTCGTCATCGAGCGCAACGCCGAACGGGCCAACCGGGCGGCCGATCGCTTCGACTGTCTCGTCCTCGAGGCGGACGCGACGACCAACAACACCTTAGAAGAGGCCGGCGTCGAGCAGGCCGACGCCGTGGTCTCGACGACCGACCGGGACGCGACCAACGTCATGGTCTGTCTGCTCGCCACGGAGTACGAGGTGCCGTCGATCCTCTCGGTCGTGCACAACCCCGAGCACATGAGCCTCTTCGAGCAGATCGGGGTGAACACCATCGAGAACCCCCAGCAACTCATCGCCGAGTACCTCTACCGGTCGGTCGCACGGCCGGCGATCGTCGATTACATGCGTATCGGCGAGGACGCCGAGGTGTTCGAGATCGCCGTCACCGAGAACGCACCCATTGCCGGGAAGACACTCACTGAAGCAGGAGAGGGTGACATCCTCCCCGAGGATACGCTGATCGTCGCCATCGACCGTGAAGGGGAGGACAGGCCACTGACGCCCCGCGGGAACGTCCGGATCCGGCCGAACGATCTGTTGACGGTGTACTCGGCACGCGGGGCCGACCCGGAACTCACGGACGTCTTTGGCCATTACGAAGACCAGACAGCATGA
- a CDS encoding heme-binding protein — translation MVRRRAPPTLEGWYALHDFRTIDWDAWRDAPKRVRDRAIDEGQSHLQKATAVADAADGDSAVYAMLGHEADLLIVHLRPTTTAIDRLQRRFEQTEFAGFTERTDSFVSVTEASGYSKKGREFIEGEVEDDSGLARYMRSRLEPEIPDAEHVSFYPMDKRRDPEYNWYDLPFEERAEHMDTHGVIGREYAGKVTQMITGAIGMDDWEWGVTLWADDLTDVKELLYEMRFDPSSSKYADFGPFWVGRRMEPADLAAYMAGETIAGDDEHSSADHSNVPATPEDAADGHGGGEHDAEEHGESAHSGGHPGGHPETDDSADGHPSGHETGEDGGHPGDAGEQSDEDGHPGGGGRPSVGDVSYSEVDDLPERLFQLGLRAGEDYKGGEYGLLFYSDADAAELAEEVDGLRGNFDHYDRHVATLVRASGGRSAVVSVWTAEDAAETAAGFLGDLPGITEQYGGVLDAGDAADGGKEDHGATTEAGTDEQAAASVRAELSEAGVYAGQPHGEDVYAMVVYSEAAPDELADPVGGLRDHFADAEGHVRTAIYEPEVGEVTAVGDGEATAIVSLWEDAADAEDAADALAELPGVLARAGEGEGFGTMGMFYQVRPDYREEFVETFGAVGEKLAEMDGHRGTALLVNDDDETDMFIASNWDAREDAMAFFRSDDFRETVEWGREVLADQPRHVFLA, via the coding sequence ATGGTCAGACGCCGCGCACCACCGACGCTCGAAGGCTGGTATGCACTGCATGACTTCAGGACGATCGACTGGGACGCCTGGCGGGACGCCCCCAAGCGAGTACGCGACCGCGCGATCGACGAGGGGCAATCTCACCTCCAGAAAGCCACGGCGGTCGCCGACGCCGCAGACGGCGACTCGGCCGTCTACGCCATGCTGGGACACGAGGCCGACCTCCTGATCGTCCACCTCCGGCCGACGACAACCGCCATCGACCGCCTCCAGCGTCGATTCGAACAGACGGAGTTCGCCGGCTTCACCGAACGGACTGACTCCTTTGTCTCCGTCACCGAGGCCTCGGGGTACTCCAAGAAGGGCCGGGAGTTCATCGAGGGCGAAGTTGAGGACGACTCCGGGCTGGCGCGATACATGCGCTCGCGGCTCGAACCGGAGATTCCCGACGCCGAACACGTCAGTTTCTATCCGATGGACAAGCGCCGCGATCCCGAATACAACTGGTACGACCTGCCCTTCGAGGAGCGCGCCGAACACATGGACACCCACGGCGTGATCGGGCGGGAGTACGCCGGCAAGGTGACCCAGATGATCACCGGCGCAATCGGGATGGACGACTGGGAGTGGGGCGTGACGCTGTGGGCCGACGACCTCACCGACGTCAAGGAACTCCTCTACGAGATGCGATTCGACCCCTCCAGTTCGAAGTACGCCGACTTTGGCCCGTTCTGGGTCGGTCGCCGAATGGAACCCGCCGACCTGGCGGCGTACATGGCCGGCGAGACGATTGCCGGTGACGACGAACACTCGTCCGCGGACCACTCGAACGTCCCTGCTACACCCGAAGACGCTGCCGACGGGCACGGTGGCGGCGAGCACGATGCGGAGGAGCACGGTGAAAGCGCACACTCCGGGGGCCACCCCGGTGGACATCCCGAGACGGACGACTCTGCCGACGGCCACCCGTCCGGCCACGAGACGGGCGAAGACGGGGGTCACCCCGGCGACGCGGGCGAGCAATCGGACGAGGACGGCCATCCCGGCGGTGGCGGCCGCCCGTCAGTCGGCGATGTCTCCTACTCGGAGGTCGATGATCTGCCCGAGCGACTCTTCCAGCTCGGCCTCCGGGCCGGCGAGGATTACAAGGGCGGCGAGTACGGCCTCCTGTTCTATTCGGACGCCGACGCCGCCGAACTCGCCGAGGAGGTCGACGGACTCAGGGGGAACTTCGACCACTACGACCGCCACGTCGCCACGCTCGTGCGGGCCTCCGGCGGCCGGTCGGCCGTCGTCTCGGTCTGGACAGCCGAGGACGCCGCCGAAACGGCGGCGGGCTTCCTGGGTGATCTCCCCGGCATCACCGAGCAATACGGCGGCGTCCTCGACGCCGGAGACGCGGCGGACGGCGGCAAGGAAGACCACGGCGCGACCACCGAGGCAGGGACGGACGAACAAGCAGCCGCGTCAGTCCGGGCTGAACTGTCCGAGGCAGGCGTCTACGCCGGCCAGCCCCACGGCGAGGATGTCTACGCCATGGTGGTCTACTCCGAGGCCGCACCCGACGAACTCGCCGACCCCGTCGGGGGACTCCGGGACCACTTCGCCGACGCCGAGGGCCACGTCAGGACCGCGATCTACGAGCCCGAAGTGGGCGAAGTGACCGCCGTCGGCGATGGCGAGGCGACCGCGATCGTCAGCCTCTGGGAGGACGCCGCGGACGCCGAGGACGCGGCCGACGCCCTGGCGGAATTGCCCGGCGTGCTTGCCCGCGCCGGCGAGGGCGAGGGCTTCGGCACGATGGGGATGTTCTACCAGGTCAGACCCGACTACCGCGAGGAGTTCGTCGAGACCTTCGGGGCCGTCGGCGAGAAACTCGCCGAGATGGACGGCCACCGGGGGACGGCGTTGCTGGTCAACGACGACGACGAGACCGACATGTTCATCGCGTCGAACTGGGACGCCCGCGAGGACGCGATGGCCTTCTTCCGTTCGGATGACTTCCGTGAGACCGTCGAATGGGGGCGTGAAGTCCTGGCGGACCAGCCACGGCACGTCTTCCTGGCGTAG